Proteins encoded together in one Ipomoea triloba cultivar NCNSP0323 chromosome 4, ASM357664v1 window:
- the LOC116014688 gene encoding UBX domain-containing protein 1 — MAGVSLQCGDCGALLKSVEEAQEHAELTKHTNFSESTEPILNLVCTTCGKPCRSKTESDLHTKRTGHSEFQDKTAESLKPISLEAPKPKIDDDGDDQMGEAGDGSSSGQQEEMVVPEVDQNLLTELEAMGFPKARATRALHYSGNASLEAAVNWVVEHESDPDVDEMPLVPVSSKKAEPPKPSLTPEEIKMKQQELRERARKKKEEEEKQKEREREKERIRIGKELLEAKRIEEENERKRLIALRKAEKEEERRAREKIRQKLEEDKAERRRKLGLPPEDPAPKPSEPVVEEKKSSLPVRPATKAEQMRECLRTLKQSHKDDEAKVKTAFNTLLTFAKNVATNPNEEKFRKIRLSNPAIQERVGKLKGGVEFLELLGFEKIEGGEFLYLPSDKVDMAVLHSAGTELNSAINNPFFGVL, encoded by the exons ATGGCTGGTGTATCACTCCAGTGCGGGGACTGCGGGGCCCTCCTCAAATCGGTAGAGGAAGCGCAAGAGCACGCCGAGCTCACCAAACACACCAACTTCAGCGAGTCCACAGAGCCTATTCTCAACCTTGTCTGCACCACTTGCGGAAAACCCTGCCGCTCCAAAACT GAGAGTGATTTACACACCAAGAGAACTGGGCACAGTGAGTTTCAGGACAAGACTGCAGAATCTCTAAAGCCCATAAGCCTGGAGGCACCAAAGCCTAAgattgatgatgatggtgatgatcaGATGGGAGAGGCTGGTGATGGCAGTAGCAGTGGCCAGCAAGAAG aaATGGTTGTTCCTGAAGTTGACCAAAACTTACTCACTGAACTTGAAGCAATGGGATTTCCCAAGGCAAGGGCAACCCGTGCACTCCACTATTCTG GCAATGCTAGCCTTGAGGCTGCTGTAAATTGGGTTGTAGAACATGAAAGTGACCCAGATGTGGATGAAATGCCTCTG GTTCCTGTCAGTTCCAAGAAAGCTGAGCCCCCAAAGCCTTCTCTCACTCCGGAGgagataaaaatgaaacaacaagAGTTGAG GGAGCGTGCTCgtaaaaagaaagaagaggaagaaaaacagaaggaaagagagagagaaaag GAAAGAATCCGAATTGGTAAGGAACTTCTTGAAGCCAAGCGCATTgaggaagaaaatgaaagaaaacg TTTGATAGCCTTGCGTAAGGCAGAGAAAGAGGAAGAGAGAAGAGCAAGGGAAAAAATTCGTCAAAAGTTAGAAGAGGATAAG GCAGAAAGACGACGCAAACTTGGTTTGCCTCCTGAAGATCCTGCTCCAAAACCTTCTGAACCAGTAGTAGAGGAAAAGAag AGCTCACTGCCTGTCAGGCCAGCTACAAAGGCAGAGCAAATGAGGGAGTGCCTGCGTACACTTAAGCAGAGCCACAAG GATGACGAGGCTAAAGTGAAGACAGCATTTAACACACTACTAACTTTTGCAAAGAATGTTGCAACAAATCCAAATGAGGAGAAGTTCCGGAAAATTAGACTCAGTAATCCTGCAATCCAG GAAAGAGTTGGAAAATTGAAGGGGGGTGTGGAGTTCCTTGAGCTTCTTGGATTTGAGAAAATTGAAGGTGGAGAGTTCTTGTATCTTCCAAGTGATAAAGTAGACATGGCTGTGCTTCACTCTGCCGGGACCGAGTTGAACAGTGCTATCAATAACCCCTTCTTTGGAGTCCTTTGA
- the LOC116015711 gene encoding uncharacterized protein LOC116015711, with amino-acid sequence MFSFTSLGGRIDRDINTGKAPPVFRLNGQNFHLIGSLLPAPGTKPKFAQLYIHDPEQELFNRLNSVGGTTDINHLHEDIVSDLQSVLDENNVLVQSFRVARNAILTNPTVDVRMKLLGKRNHDGKTYNLPTVSEVAAIVVGDLDPSMGERDILIETRSGLLKRISELNPAYLPLQYPILFPYGEDGYREDIPFAVEKVFGQGGRHSLSIREYLTFRIHERLNEISTFLYARRLFQQFLVDGYTMVESSRLLYIRTHQQSLRCGSYKGLFDALTRGEVDPTTQGRRIVLPSSFTGGARYMVQNYQDAMAICAWIGYPNVFITFTCNPKWPEVQRFLDRRQLKAEDRPDIMCRVFKMKLEALMKDLRSGHVFGKVVAVMYTIEFQKRGLPHAHILLFLDRADATTFGNDIDSIISAEIPNKDSDFEYYKVVEEFMIHGPCGLANVKSPCMVKGRCSKHFPKNFVETSSLDSHGYPIYRRRDNGNIIFKGGIQMDNRFVVPHNRYLLMKYRGHINVEWCNQSRSIKYLFKYVNKGNDRVTAHFYKTAGDEDCNEVIDEINMYYDCRYISPCEAAWRIFGYDVHYRNPSVERLSFHLPNEQSVVFDDEVSVQSVLERQTIKDSMFLACFRDACYARGLISDEKEYVDAIIEASHWSTANALRRLFVTLLTSNVLCHPEKVWEVVWPHLCEDAEYNQRRVLVNADLLLSDHMKKMYGLVELEKLLSSWSKSLVDYPCMPLPDMSSLQLSQNRLLLQEMSYDCDLLQQEHESMVQKLTTEQRQVYETVLDSVSKVNGGLFFVYGYGGTGKTFVWRTLSAALRSQHKIVLNVASSGIASLLMSGGRTAHSRFAIPIVVNEDSTCNISQGSDLAELIIKCSLIIWDEAPMMHKHCFEALDRTMRDLLRFANPLSSTLPFGGKTVVLGGDFRQILPVIPKGTRHDIVRACVNSSYLWNHCTVLRLTKNLRLQQTNCPHEISRLSTFANWLADVGDGHVGGPNDGHVEIEIPSEYVLHTKGDLIKTIVDCTFPDFHLKQQEPEFLLGRAILAPTLEVVDEVNDYMTSMHDAEARTYYSSDSVCSTESFPGIAASLHTPELLNGLKCSGLPNYSLTLKVGSPVMLLRNIDPSAGLCNGTRLIITKLVEHVIEAKVLFGNNAGNRVLIPRLTITPSDTTLPFKFQRRQFPLMLSYAMTINKSQGQTLSIVGLFLRKPVFVHGQLYVALSRISNPSGLKVLTCNEDGQSVSSTTNVVYKEVFNNL; translated from the exons ATGTTCAGCTTCACGTCTTTGGGAGGTCGTATTGATAGAGATATAAATACTGGAAAAGCACCTCCAGTTTTTAGACTAAACGGTCAAAACTTCCACTTGATTGGTAGTTTGTTACCTGCTCCTGGTACAAAACCAAAATTTGCTCAACTGTACATTCATGACCCTGAACAAGAACTGTTTAATCGCCTCAACTCAGTAGG GGGTACTACTGATATTAATCATCTTCATGAAGATATTGTGTCTGATCTTCAATCAGTGTTAGATGAGAATAATGTCTTGGTTCAGTCATTTAGAGTGGCACGAAATGCTATTCTAACAAATCCTACAGTTGATGTGAGAATGAAATTGTTGGGGAAACGCAACCATGATGGCAAGACTTACAATTTACCAACTGTGTCTGAGGTGGCTGCTATAGTTGTTGGAGATTTGGATCCATCGATGGGTGAAAGGGATATATTGATAGAAACAAGGTCTGGATTACTAAAGAGGATTAGTGAACTTAACCCGGCATATCTCCCTCTTCAGTATCCAATTCTGTTCCCATATGGTGAAGATGGTTATAGAGAAGACATCCCTTTTGCAGTTGAGAAGGTATTTGGTCAGGGTGGGAGGCACAGTTTGTCCATTCGTGAATACCTTACTTTTCGTATTCACGAGCGACTTAATGAGATTTCAACTTTTCTATATGCTAGAAGATTATTCCAACAGTTTTTAGTTGATGGGTATACAATGGTTGAATCTTCTAGATTACTTTATATTCGCACACATCAACAAAGTCTGCGATGTGGATCTTATAAAGGTTTGTTTGATGCATTGACTCGTGGTGAAGTTGATCCTACGACCCAAGGGCGACGAATTGTATTGCCTTCTTCTTTTACTGGTGGTGCACGATATATGGTTCAAAATTATCAAGACGCAATGGCAATATGTGCTTGGATTGGTTATCCAAATGTATTTATCACATTTACGTGCAATCCAAAGTGGCCAGAAGTGCAACGATTCTTGGATCGCCGACAATTGAAAGCTGAAGACCGTCCAGATATTATGTGTCgtgtttttaaaatgaaattggaaGCTTTAATGAAAGATTTGCGTTCTGGCCATGTTTTTGGGAAAGTTGTTGCTG TTATGTACAcaattgaatttcaaaaaagGGGTTTGCCGCATGCACACATCCTTCTCTTTCTTGATCGTGCTGATgctactacttttggtaatgaCATTGATTCTATTATATCAGCTGAGATTCCGAACAAGGATAGTGATTTTGAGTATTACAAAGTGGTTGAAGAGTTTATGATACATGGTCCTTGCGGTCTTGCAAATGTCAAATCTCCATGTATGGTGAAGGGTCGATGCTCAAAACACTTTCCAAAGAATTTCGTCGAGACTTCAAGTTTAGATTCTCATGGGTATCCTATCTATCGGCGTCGAGATaatggtaatattatatttaaaggtgGTATTCAGATGGATAATCGATTTGTTGTGCCCCATAATAGATATTTGTTGATGAAATATAGAGGTCACATTAATGTAGAGTGGTGTAATCAATCTCGCtctatcaaatatttatttaaatatgtaaacaaagGAAATGATCGGGTGACTGCACACTTTTATAAGACTGCTGGTGATGAAGATTGTAATGAAGTTATAGATGAGATTAATATGTATTATGATTGTCGTTACATTTCTCCGTGTGAGGCTGCTTGGCGAATATTCGGCTATGACGTCCATTATCGCAACCCGTCTGTTGAGCGTCTGAGTTTTCATTTGCCAAATGAACAGAGTGTTGTTTTTGATGATGAGGTATCTGTTCAGTCTGTGCTTGAAAGACAAACAATTAAAGACAGCATGTTCTTGGCATG TTTCCGTGATGCATGTTATGCTCGTGGATTGATTTCTGATGAAAAAGAATATGTTGATGCAATCATTGAGGCTAGCCATTGGTCAACTGCTAATGCTCTTCGGCGCTTATTCGTTACGTTACTAACATCTAATGTGCTTTGCCACCCAGAGAAAGTTTGGGAGGTTGTGTGGCCCCATCTATGTGAGGATGCTGAGTATAACCAACGAAGAGTATTAGTTAATGCAG ACTTATTATTGTCTGATCATATGAAGAAGATGTATGGCTTGGTTGAATTGGAGAAACTCTTGTCTTCTTGGAGTAAGTCTTTAGTTGATTATCCATGCATGCCATTACCTGATATGTCTTCTTTGCAATTGTCTCAAAATCGCTTACTTTTACAAGAAATGTCTTATGATTGTGATCTTCTTCAACAAGAACATGAGTCTATGGTACAAAAATTAACTACTGAACAACGCCAAGTTTATGAAACTGTTCTCGATTCTGTTTCAAAGGTCAATGGCGGTTTGTTTTTTGTGTACGGTTATGGTGGTACTGGGAAGACGTTTGTCTGGCGCACTTTATCTGCTGCTCTTCGTTCTCAGCATAAAATAGTGCTTAATGTTGCATCCAGTGGAATCGCTTCACTATTGATGTCTGGCGGCCGGACTGCACATTCTCGATTTGCTATTCCAATTGTTGTTAATGAGGATTCAACTTGCAACATCTCGCAAGGAAGTGACCTAGCAGAACTTATAATTAAATGCAGCTTAATCATATGGGATGAGGCTCCCATGATGCATAAGCATTGTTTTGAAGCACTTGATAGAACCATGCGAGATTTATTAAGATTTGCCAATCCTTTGAGTTCTACTTTGCCGTTTGGTGGCAAGACAGTTGTTTTGGGTGGTGATTTTCGACAAATcttacctgtaataccaaagGGTACTAGGCACGACATTGTCCGAGCATGTGTGAATTCTTCCTACCTATGGAATCATTGTACCGTTTTAAGACTTACAAAGAACTTAAGGTTGCAGCAGACAAATTGTCCTCATGAAATTTCGCGATTGTCTACTTTTGCTAATTGGCTTGCCGATGTGGGAGATGGTCATGTTGGGGGACCAAATGACGGGCATGTTGAGATTGAAATACCAAGTGAATACGTCTTGCATACAAAGGGAGATCTAATAAAGACAATTGTTGATTGCACATTTCCTGATTTTCATTTGAAGCAACAAGAACCAGAGTTTCTACTTGGAAGAGCCATCTTAGCACCTACACTTGAAGTTGTTGATGAAGTAAATGACTACATGACTTCAATGCATGATGCAGAAGCACGCACATATTACAGCTCTGATTCAGTTTGCTCTACTGAGAGCTTTCCTGGTATTGCTGCTTCTTTGCATACTCCCGAGTTGTTAAATGGTCTCAAGTGTTCTGGCTTGCCAAATTATTCTTTGACTTTGAAGGTCGGGTCTCCAGTTATGTTGTTGCGGAATATAGATCCTTCAGCTGGCTTGTGTAATGGCACAAGACTAATTATAACAAAGTTGGTTGAGCATGTTATCGAAGCAAAAGTTCTATTCGGCAATAATGCTGGGAATCGTGTGTTGATTCCACGATTGACAATCACACCCTCAGATACAACTCTCCCATTTAAATTTCAACGGAGACAATTCCCCCTTATGCTGTCTTACGCTATGACAATTAACAAGAGCCAAGGTCAAACACTTTCCATAGTTGGGTTATTTCTTAGAAAACCTGTTTTCGTGCATGGTCAGCTATACGTGGCGCTTTCTAGAATAAGCAACCCAAGCGGTCTTAAGGTTCTTACTTGCAATGAAGATGGACAGTCTGTTTCTTCGACCACAAATGTTGTATACAAGGAAGTGTTTAATAACTTGTGA